One genomic region from Phragmites australis chromosome 1, lpPhrAust1.1, whole genome shotgun sequence encodes:
- the LOC133911174 gene encoding uncharacterized protein LOC133911174, with product MACFFHIWICSVLVKFSRFHRLFAGITFVMTKCFRMEYLWFSTAHNPVLMLGILSKILLLVEILWIAQYLIRSLEQFGSKSSKAWGQLLSLNMRATTLFTCCPNVEVLSLLIHVVIRLLMLHMEGCFGYALTQLLPFLIMCIASLNFHSCNYTCGILYMLYISQIIQQSRNPIFASEMASSSSSALPPSSSDAIKPECFDGTGFKRWQARTRLWLMELGLYWVLTEEPPAPQGEAVLDEVERTRLDALRARWEKANASALARLLAVLSNRLFDVYVSFGEARKVWTELNDKYAESDNGNESFMVASYLNFRMGDGRSVMEQIHELQLIVRDLGQYGCVLPENFQINAILAKLPTSWRDFVTARRHLKQRLTLNELIAAINVEEKSKAGYGGGKVPAQANLVEHKNHPGKNAKKEKTKPGFSGPKANAMKKKKKPEIVCYVCGESDHKANRCRNRKGKGPTPEQQKVAKAQVHVAVASANDTGKGNSTSGAQMVDPY from the exons ATGGCTTGTTTCTTTCATATCTGGATATGCTCTGTACTGGTAAAATTCAGTAGATTTCATCGTCTGTTTGCTGGTATTACTTTTGTAATGACCAAATGTTTTCGCATGGAATACCTCTGGTTTAGCACAGCTCACAATCCAGTGCTCATGCTTGGTATATTGTCCAAGATCCTTTTGTTAGTTGAGATCTTATGGATAGCCCAATATTTGATTAGATCATTAGAACAATTTGGGAGCAAGTCTTCAAAGgcttggggccaattgttgaGCTTAAATATGAGAGCAACAACTTTGTTCACTTGCTGTCCTAATGTTGAGGTACTGTCTCTTTTAATTCATGTTGTTATTCGGCTATTGATGTTACACATGGAGGGTTGCTTTGGTTATGCTCTTACTCAGCTGTTACCCTTCCTTATCATGTGTATAGCTAGCTTGAATTTTCATTCTTGTAATTATACTTGTGGAATATTATATATGCTCTATATATCACAAATTATTCAACAATCCAGAAATCCGATTTTTGCTTCTGAGATGGCTAGCTCTAGCTCATCTGCCCTCCCTCCGTCGTCCTCGGACGCGATTAAGCCTGAGTGCTTTGATGGGACCGGCTTTAAGCGCTGGCAGGCCCGGACGAGGCTGTGGTTGATGGAGCTCGGTTTATACTGGGTCCTCACCGAAGAGCCGCCCGCCCCCCAAGGGGAAGCCGTGCTAGACGAGGTCGAAAGAACGCGTCTTGACGCGTTAAGGGcccgttgggagaaggcaaatgcTTCTGCCCTGGCACGTCTCTTGGCTGTTCTGTCGAACAGGCTCTTCGACGTCTACGTGAGCTTCGGGGAAGCTCGGAAGGTGTGGACGgagctgaatgacaagtatgctgaAAGCGACAACGGCAACGAATCCTTCATGGTGGCAAGCTACCTGAATTTTCGCATGGGAGATGGCAGATCAGTCATGGAACAAATCCATGAGCTACAACTGATCGTGCGGGACTTAGGCCAGTATGGATGTGTCCTCCCTGAGAACTTTCAGATTAATGCCATTCTGGCTAAGCTGCCTACTTCTTGGCGTGACTTTGTCACTGCACGTCGGCATCTAAAGCAGCGGTTGACTCTAAATGAGCTCATTGCTGCAATAAATGTCGAGGAGAAGTCCAAGGCAGGCTATGGTGGAGGGAAGGTGCCTGCTCAAGCAAACCTTGTCGAGCACAAGAACCATCCTGGTAAGAATGCgaagaaagagaagaccaaGCCTGGGTTTTCGGGACCGAAGGCTAatgcaatgaagaagaagaaaaaacccgAGATTGTCTGCTACGTCTGCGGCGAgtcggatcacaaagccaacaGATGTCGCAATCGTAAGGGCAAGGGGCCAACACCTGAGCAGCAGAAGGTAgccaaagcccaagtgcatgtgGCGGTTGCATCGGCCAATGATACTGGCAAAGGCAACTCCACCAGTGG GGCGCAGATGGTGGATCCGTACTGA
- the LOC133911163 gene encoding caffeoylshikimate esterase-like: protein MEVAYHEEYVRNSRGVQLFTCGWLPAAASPKALVFLCHGYGMECSSFMKACGVRLAAAGYGVFGMDYEGHGKSAGARCYIRSFRRLVDDCYCFFKSICDLEEYRNKSRFLYGESMGGAVALLLHRKDPAFWDGAVLVAPMCKISEKVKPHPLVIALLTQVEDVIPKWKIVPTKDVIDAAFKDPVKREKIRRNKLIYQDKPRLKTALEMLRTSMYIEDSLSQVKLPFFVLHGEADTVTDPEVSRALYERAASVDKTIQLYPGMWHGLTAGEPDENVDAIFSDIVAWLNQRSRSWTLEDRLRKLMAAPGKFIDGENGTDGKVPAQERPHPRRGGFLCGLTGRTHHHAEI, encoded by the exons ATGGAAGTGGCGTACCACGAG GAGTACGTGAGGAACTCGAGAGGGGTGCAGCTCTTCACCTGCGGGTGGCTGCCCGCCGCCGCGTCGCCCAAGGCGCTCGTCTTCCTCTGCCACG GCTACGGCATGGAATGCAGCAGCTTCATGAAAG CGTGCGGCGTccggctggcggcggcggggtaCGGCGTGTTCGGGATGGACTACGAGGGGCATGGCAAGTCCGCGGGCGCCCGCTGCTATATCCGCAGCTTCCGCCGGCTCGTCGACGactgctactgcttcttcaaGTCCATCTGCG ACCTTGAGGAGTACCGGAACAAGAGCCGGTTCCTGTACGGCGAGTCCATGGGCGGCGCCGTGGCGCTGCTGCTGCACAGGAAGGACCCCGCGTTCTGGGACGGTGCCGTCCTCGTCGCGCCCATGTGCAAG ATATCCGAGAAGGTGAAGCCGCACCCGTTGGTAATCGCCCTCCTGACGCAGGTGGAGGACGTGATCCCCAAGTGGAAGATCGTGCCCACCAAGGACGTCATCGACGCCGCCTTCAAGGATCCCGTCAAGCGCGAAAAG ATCAGGAGGAACAAGCTGATCTACCAGGACAAGCCGCGGCTCAAGACTGCGCTGGAGATGCTCAGAACCAGCATGTACATAGAAGACAGCTTGTCACAG GTGAAGCTGCCGTTCTTCGTCCTGCACGGCGAGGCCGACACGGTGACCGACCCTGAGGTGAGCCGCGCCCTGTACGAGCGCGCGGCCAGCGTCGACAAGACCATCCAGCTCTACCCGGGGATGTGGCACGGCCTCACCGCCGGAGAGCCCGACGAGAACGTGGATGCCATCTTCTCCGACATCGTCGCTTGGCTCAACCAGCGCAGCCGCAGCTGGACGCTGGAGGACCGCCTAAGGAAGCTGATGGCGGCGCCCGGCAAGTTCATCGACGGCGAGAACGGCACGGACGGCAAAGTGCCGGCACAGGAGCGACCTCACCCGCGGCGCGGTGGCTTCCTCTGCGGGCTCACCGGCCGGACGCATCATCACGCAGAAATATGA
- the LOC133911146 gene encoding UDP-glucuronic acid decarboxylase 2-like isoform X1 has product MASELTYRGAAAPGSASNGGEYSPKPSKPIAWLSRAARYAAAEHRPLFALAGMLFAAALFTFSPSAPAPSYTAASTTFSRIATAGHPSLRESVGGKVPLGLRRRALRVLVTGGAGFVGSHLVDRLVERGDSVIVVDNFFTGRKGNVAHHLQNPRFEVIRHDIVEPILLEVDQIYHLACPASPVHYKYNPIKTIKTNVVGTLNMLGLAKRIGARFLLTSTSEVYGDPLQHPQVETYWGNVNPIGVRSCYDEGKRTAETLTMDYHRGANLEVRIARIFNTYGPRMCIDDGRVVSNFVAQALRKEPLTVYGDGKQTRSFQYVSDLVEGLMKLMEGEHIGPFNLGNPGEFTMLELAKVVQETIDPEARIEFRPNTADDPHKRKPDITRAKELLGWEPKVPLHEGLPLMVMDFRKRIFGDQEESTEAVGGLP; this is encoded by the exons ATGGCGTCGGAGCTGACGTACCGCGGCGCCGCGGCGCCGGGCTCCGCCTCCAACGGCGGAGAGTACTCCCCGAAGCCCTCTAAGCCGATCGCCTGGCTCTCCCGCGCCGCCCGCTACGCGGCCGCCGAGCACCGCCCCCTCTTCGCCCTCGCCGGCATGCTCTTCGCCGCCGCCCTCTTTACCTTTTCCCCCTCCGCCCCAGCCCCGTCCTACACCGCCGCGTCCACCACCTTCAGCCGCATCGCCACCGCCGGGCACCCGTCGCTTCGCGAGTCCGTCGGCGGCAAGGTGCCCCTGGGGCTGCGGCGGCGCGCGCTGCGCGTCCTGGTGACGGGCGGCGCGGGGTTCGTGGGGAGCCACCTGGTGGACCGGCTGGTGGAGCGCGGCGACAGCGTGATCGTGGTGGACAACTTCTTCACGGGGCGCAAGGGGAACGTGGCGCACCACCTCCAGAACCCCAGGTTCGAGGTGATCCGGCACGACATCGTCGAGCCCATACTGCTCGAGGTCGACCAGATCTATCACCTCGCCTGCCCCGCCAGCCCCGTGCACTACAAGTACAACCCCATCAAGACCATCA AGACGAATGTGGTTGGGACACTGAACATGCTTGGATTGGCCAAGCGGATTGGAGCAAGGTTCCTACTCACCAGCACCAGCGAGGTCTATGGTGATCCCCTCCAGCACCCTCAGGTGGAGACATATTGGGGCAATGTCAATCCCATTG GTGTCAGGAGCTGCTATGATGAGGGCAAGCGCACAGCTGAAACATTAACCATGGATTACCATCGTGGTGCCAACCTTGAG GTAAGGATTGCCCGGATCTTTAACACATATGGCCCTCGCATGTGCATCGATGATGGCCGTGTTGTCAGTAATTTCGTTGCTCAG GCGCTGAGGAAGGAACCTTTGACTGTCTATGGTGATGGCAAGCAGACTAGGAGCTTTCAATACGTTTCTGATTTG GTGGAAGGCTTGATGAAGCTGATGGAAGGGGAGCATATTGGACCATTCAACCTGGGTAATCCCGGCGAGTTCACCATGCTGGAGCTGGCTAAGGTGGTCCAGGAAACCATTGACCCAGAAGCGCGCATTGAGTTCCGTCCAAACACTGCAGATGATCCACACAAGCGCAAGCCCGACATCACCCGTGCCAAAGAGCTCCTTGGCTGGGAGCCCAAGGTTCCCCTACATGAGGGCCTTCCCCTCATGGTCATGGACTTCCGCAAACGTATCTTCGGGGACCAGGAGGAATCTACTGAGGCAGTTGGTGGCCTTCCTTAA
- the LOC133911146 gene encoding UDP-glucuronic acid decarboxylase 2-like isoform X3: protein MASELTYRGAAAPGSASNGGEYSPKPSKPIAWLSRAARYAAAEHRPLFALAGMLFAAALFTFSPSAPAPSYTAASTTFSRIATAGHPSLRESVGGKVPLGLRRRALRVLVTGGAGFVGSHLVDRLVERGDSVIVVDNFFTGRKGNVAHHLQNPRFEVIRHDIVEPILLEVDQIYHLACPASPVHYKYNPIKTIKTNVVGTLNMLGLAKRIGARFLLTSTSEVYGDPLQHPQVETYWGNVNPIGVRSCYDEGKRTAETLTMDYHRGANLEVRIARIFNTYGPRMCIDDGRVVSNFVAQALRKEPLTVYGDGKQTRSFQYVSDLVEGLMMLHPILFVLCFLFRDGLHISDPLKIRMWKA from the exons ATGGCGTCGGAGCTGACGTACCGCGGCGCCGCGGCGCCGGGCTCCGCCTCCAACGGCGGAGAGTACTCCCCGAAGCCCTCTAAGCCGATCGCCTGGCTCTCCCGCGCCGCCCGCTACGCGGCCGCCGAGCACCGCCCCCTCTTCGCCCTCGCCGGCATGCTCTTCGCCGCCGCCCTCTTTACCTTTTCCCCCTCCGCCCCAGCCCCGTCCTACACCGCCGCGTCCACCACCTTCAGCCGCATCGCCACCGCCGGGCACCCGTCGCTTCGCGAGTCCGTCGGCGGCAAGGTGCCCCTGGGGCTGCGGCGGCGCGCGCTGCGCGTCCTGGTGACGGGCGGCGCGGGGTTCGTGGGGAGCCACCTGGTGGACCGGCTGGTGGAGCGCGGCGACAGCGTGATCGTGGTGGACAACTTCTTCACGGGGCGCAAGGGGAACGTGGCGCACCACCTCCAGAACCCCAGGTTCGAGGTGATCCGGCACGACATCGTCGAGCCCATACTGCTCGAGGTCGACCAGATCTATCACCTCGCCTGCCCCGCCAGCCCCGTGCACTACAAGTACAACCCCATCAAGACCATCA AGACGAATGTGGTTGGGACACTGAACATGCTTGGATTGGCCAAGCGGATTGGAGCAAGGTTCCTACTCACCAGCACCAGCGAGGTCTATGGTGATCCCCTCCAGCACCCTCAGGTGGAGACATATTGGGGCAATGTCAATCCCATTG GTGTCAGGAGCTGCTATGATGAGGGCAAGCGCACAGCTGAAACATTAACCATGGATTACCATCGTGGTGCCAACCTTGAG GTAAGGATTGCCCGGATCTTTAACACATATGGCCCTCGCATGTGCATCGATGATGGCCGTGTTGTCAGTAATTTCGTTGCTCAG GCGCTGAGGAAGGAACCTTTGACTGTCTATGGTGATGGCAAGCAGACTAGGAGCTTTCAATACGTTTCTGATTTG GTGGAAGGGTTGATGATGCTGCATCCTATACTATTTGTCCTTTGTTTCCTGTTCCGAGATGGACTACACATTTCTGATCCGCTGAAGATCAGAAT GTGGAAGGCTTGA
- the LOC133911146 gene encoding UDP-glucuronic acid decarboxylase 2-like isoform X2, with amino-acid sequence MASELTYRGAAAPGSASNGGEYSPKPSKPIAWLSRAARYAAAEHRPLFALAGMLFAAALFTFSPSAPAPSYTAASTTFSRIATAGHPSLRESVGGKVPLGLRRRALRVLVTGGAGFVGSHLVDRLVERGDSVIVVDNFFTGRKGNVAHHLQNPRFEVIRHDIVEPILLEVDQIYHLACPASPVHYKYNPIKTIKTNVVGTLNMLGLAKRIGARFLLTSTSEVYGDPLQHPQVETYWGNVNPIGVRSCYDEGKRTAETLTMDYHRGANLEVRIARIFNTYGPRMCIDDGRVVSNFVAQALRKEPLTVYGDGKQTRSFQYVSDLVEGLMMLHPILFVLCFLFRDGLHISDPLKIRMLVVSRKDMQQPWWKA; translated from the exons ATGGCGTCGGAGCTGACGTACCGCGGCGCCGCGGCGCCGGGCTCCGCCTCCAACGGCGGAGAGTACTCCCCGAAGCCCTCTAAGCCGATCGCCTGGCTCTCCCGCGCCGCCCGCTACGCGGCCGCCGAGCACCGCCCCCTCTTCGCCCTCGCCGGCATGCTCTTCGCCGCCGCCCTCTTTACCTTTTCCCCCTCCGCCCCAGCCCCGTCCTACACCGCCGCGTCCACCACCTTCAGCCGCATCGCCACCGCCGGGCACCCGTCGCTTCGCGAGTCCGTCGGCGGCAAGGTGCCCCTGGGGCTGCGGCGGCGCGCGCTGCGCGTCCTGGTGACGGGCGGCGCGGGGTTCGTGGGGAGCCACCTGGTGGACCGGCTGGTGGAGCGCGGCGACAGCGTGATCGTGGTGGACAACTTCTTCACGGGGCGCAAGGGGAACGTGGCGCACCACCTCCAGAACCCCAGGTTCGAGGTGATCCGGCACGACATCGTCGAGCCCATACTGCTCGAGGTCGACCAGATCTATCACCTCGCCTGCCCCGCCAGCCCCGTGCACTACAAGTACAACCCCATCAAGACCATCA AGACGAATGTGGTTGGGACACTGAACATGCTTGGATTGGCCAAGCGGATTGGAGCAAGGTTCCTACTCACCAGCACCAGCGAGGTCTATGGTGATCCCCTCCAGCACCCTCAGGTGGAGACATATTGGGGCAATGTCAATCCCATTG GTGTCAGGAGCTGCTATGATGAGGGCAAGCGCACAGCTGAAACATTAACCATGGATTACCATCGTGGTGCCAACCTTGAG GTAAGGATTGCCCGGATCTTTAACACATATGGCCCTCGCATGTGCATCGATGATGGCCGTGTTGTCAGTAATTTCGTTGCTCAG GCGCTGAGGAAGGAACCTTTGACTGTCTATGGTGATGGCAAGCAGACTAGGAGCTTTCAATACGTTTCTGATTTG GTGGAAGGGTTGATGATGCTGCATCCTATACTATTTGTCCTTTGTTTCCTGTTCCGAGATGGACTACACATTTCTGATCCGCTGAAGATCAGAATGTTAGTGGTTTCTCGCAAAGACATGCAGCAACCGTG GTGGAAGGCTTGA